Proteins found in one Mucilaginibacter gracilis genomic segment:
- a CDS encoding recombinase family protein: MKVADIYIRVSTDEQADKGYSQRSQEEVLRRYCEINNISIRKTIFEDHSAKTFVRPQWQGLLLNLRKQRGKIDLILFTKWDRFSRNAPDAYQMINTLKILGVEPQAIEQPLDMEVPENKMMLAIYLTAPEIENDRRALNTFYGLRRARKEGRWVSHAPVGYINRHDATGKKYIAIDPPQAKIMEWAFNEIAKGIYSTQQVYEKAAEMGLKCKRNNFYVAVRNPVYCGKILIVKYKDEAAHTVKGLHDGIISESLFYDVQDVLSGKKREEKTKVHSPDMLPLRGFIKCSRCNRILCGSASKGRNGYYYYYHCSSACGCRYKAEEVNKVFDQVIEEFTIQEEYADLFTEVIRDTYKNQNTTTLVSRSELLKEINELNNRTSKARELLLNGDIDGADYKTIKSENEYKVNVLEAKLSEAAAANSKTANIEPLLRPAISKLTRLNTIYSKSDSSNKRELIGSMYPQKFTFEELQHRTALTSELYSCIYLINSEIKGKKEGQATDFSCLPILAPEAGLEPATL, translated from the coding sequence ATGAAAGTAGCAGATATTTATATAAGGGTGAGTACAGATGAACAGGCCGATAAAGGTTATTCTCAAAGAAGCCAGGAAGAGGTACTGCGCCGCTATTGTGAGATTAACAACATCAGTATAAGGAAAACCATATTTGAAGATCATTCTGCCAAAACGTTTGTCAGGCCCCAGTGGCAGGGCTTGTTGCTCAACCTGAGGAAGCAGCGCGGAAAAATCGATCTTATCTTATTTACGAAGTGGGACAGGTTTAGCCGAAACGCACCAGATGCTTATCAAATGATCAACACACTTAAAATATTAGGTGTGGAGCCGCAGGCTATAGAACAGCCTTTGGATATGGAAGTTCCTGAAAACAAAATGATGCTGGCTATTTATCTTACTGCACCGGAGATAGAAAACGACAGAAGGGCATTAAATACATTTTATGGTCTAAGGCGTGCCAGGAAGGAAGGCCGTTGGGTATCTCACGCCCCTGTGGGTTATATCAACAGGCACGATGCTACAGGGAAGAAATATATTGCTATCGATCCGCCACAGGCTAAAATCATGGAATGGGCATTTAACGAGATTGCAAAGGGTATTTATTCCACGCAGCAAGTATATGAAAAAGCTGCGGAGATGGGTTTAAAGTGTAAGCGGAACAACTTTTACGTGGCGGTGCGCAATCCTGTTTATTGCGGAAAGATACTAATCGTTAAATATAAGGACGAAGCGGCACACACCGTTAAGGGATTGCATGATGGCATTATTTCTGAATCTTTATTTTACGACGTTCAGGACGTTTTAAGCGGGAAAAAGAGGGAGGAGAAAACAAAGGTTCATTCGCCGGATATGTTGCCTTTAAGGGGCTTTATTAAATGCTCAAGGTGCAACCGCATTTTGTGCGGGAGCGCATCCAAAGGTCGCAATGGATATTACTACTACTATCATTGTTCTTCAGCTTGTGGGTGCAGGTATAAGGCCGAAGAGGTAAATAAAGTATTCGATCAGGTAATAGAGGAATTCACTATCCAGGAGGAATATGCAGATCTGTTTACTGAAGTTATCAGGGATACGTACAAAAACCAAAATACGACAACTTTGGTATCCCGTTCTGAATTGCTAAAGGAAATCAATGAGCTGAATAACCGCACCAGTAAAGCAAGGGAACTTCTTTTAAACGGAGACATTGACGGTGCCGATTATAAGACCATTAAATCAGAAAATGAATACAAGGTAAATGTATTAGAAGCGAAGTTATCGGAAGCAGCAGCGGCTAATTCCAAGACTGCGAACATTGAACCGCTACTTAGACCGGCTATTAGCAAATTAACGAGATTAAATACAATCTATTCAAAATCAGATAGTTCCAATAAACGAGAATTAATTGGTTCGATGTACCCCCAAAAATTCACTTTCGAGGAATTGCAACATCGAACCGCTTTGACGAGTGAATTGTACTCTTGTATCTACTTGATTAACAGTGAAATAAAAGGCAAAAAAGAAGGGCAAGCGACCGATTTCTCGTGCTTGCCCATTCTGGCTCCTGAGGCTGGGCTCGAACCAGCGACCCTCTGA
- a CDS encoding endo alpha-1,4 polygalactosaminidase → MKINSFLLLSISFLACLIACKKGTSNDDVSNPIDSTQPVQDKTDWWKPVTGTSFDWQLDDVSPGNNFAAAVVDVDAFTTSAETVVALHAKGKKVIAYISVGTIESDRPDANLVPAKIIGNVYPEWPKEKWLDIRQIDQLKPWLNSRINMILKKGFDGIEPDNLDSYDNEPGFDISERDVKKYSDYLITLAHASGLAIGQKNVKELTPDFAAKFDFVITEDAFKEGWHKDVEKYITLNKPVFAVEYTDKMSQKDFESNVCPAAKQLKYTTILKKRDLTAWVDNCK, encoded by the coding sequence ATGAAAATCAATTCTTTCCTTTTATTGAGCATTAGCTTCCTGGCCTGCCTTATTGCTTGCAAAAAGGGCACATCTAATGATGATGTTTCCAATCCCATAGATTCTACACAACCAGTACAGGACAAAACTGACTGGTGGAAACCAGTCACGGGCACTAGTTTTGACTGGCAGCTTGATGATGTTAGTCCCGGTAACAATTTCGCTGCCGCGGTGGTGGACGTTGATGCTTTTACAACCAGTGCAGAAACGGTAGTAGCATTACATGCGAAAGGCAAAAAAGTGATCGCTTATATTTCTGTTGGTACAATAGAAAGTGACAGGCCGGATGCCAACCTGGTTCCGGCAAAAATTATTGGTAATGTTTACCCAGAATGGCCAAAAGAAAAATGGCTGGATATCCGCCAGATCGATCAATTAAAACCCTGGCTTAACTCCAGGATCAATATGATATTAAAAAAGGGCTTTGATGGTATAGAACCCGACAACCTGGATAGCTATGATAACGAACCGGGTTTTGACATCAGCGAGCGTGACGTTAAAAAGTATTCCGACTACCTGATCACCCTGGCGCATGCCAGTGGGCTGGCAATCGGGCAAAAGAATGTAAAAGAGTTAACTCCCGATTTTGCGGCCAAGTTTGATTTTGTGATCACCGAAGACGCTTTTAAAGAAGGCTGGCATAAAGATGTCGAAAAGTACATTACGCTAAACAAACCGGTGTTTGCGGTGGAGTACACTGATAAGATGTCTCAGAAAGATTTTGAGAGCAACGTCTGTCCCGCCGCTAAACAATTAAAATACACGACGATCCTCAAAAAGAGAGACTTGACAGCCTGGGTTGATAATTGTAAATAG
- a CDS encoding HU family DNA-binding protein, protein MRKADVIAGIAAKTGKEKEVTETIVDAFFKVVQSSLINGEDVFVRGFGTFLVKKRAAKVGRNITKNTAVQIPETHIPAFRPSDDFKNKVKMAVKEQAA, encoded by the coding sequence ATGAGGAAAGCAGATGTAATCGCAGGTATAGCCGCAAAAACGGGAAAAGAGAAAGAAGTCACCGAAACCATTGTAGATGCCTTTTTTAAGGTCGTTCAATCCAGCCTTATCAATGGCGAAGACGTATTTGTCCGTGGCTTTGGTACATTCCTGGTAAAGAAAAGAGCAGCTAAGGTTGGCAGGAACATCACGAAAAATACCGCTGTACAAATTCCCGAAACGCATATCCCCGCATTCAGGCCGAGCGATGATTTTAAAAATAAAGTAAAGATGGCGGTAAAAGAGCAAGCGGCATAA
- a CDS encoding tyrosine-type recombinase/integrase, translating into MKAEVSLYLDTRRALKNGTFPLKLHVYFTAKMERWYGTDYKLSQSSFEQSYLASKPRGENKDLKIELDAIMQKGAELAKELGDNFTFEKFERKMFRSKASTNNVIEHFASAVKILEKNEQIGTASSYDCSIKSITTYFSEGKKNPVTHISFSILTAETLNKYEQWMVAKDCSKTTVGIYMRNLRTIFNKAIAAGDIAPELYPFKTYKIPTGKNVKKALETPDLNALYTADVTADSFIEKARDFWFFSYQCNGMNFRDIAELKIKDIHDTYFSFLRHKTKNTTKEDPSPIVVPLTGYIKDFIKKYANKKGKPNDYLFPIFQTGMSAKERHKINQNFIRFVNQHMQKLVDQLGLSFRLGTMVARHSFTTQATRTMGLEFAQEALGHTTMNTTQNYWKGFESEAKKTMADKLMEFASVKQKADQVEIEVPA; encoded by the coding sequence ATGAAAGCTGAAGTTTCTTTATACTTGGACACAAGGCGAGCACTAAAGAATGGTACTTTCCCTTTAAAGTTACATGTTTACTTCACCGCAAAAATGGAGCGTTGGTACGGCACCGATTATAAATTGAGCCAGTCCTCCTTTGAGCAATCCTACCTGGCTTCTAAGCCAAGGGGTGAAAATAAAGACCTCAAAATAGAGCTGGATGCCATTATGCAAAAAGGCGCTGAACTTGCCAAGGAACTGGGGGACAATTTTACCTTTGAAAAATTCGAGCGTAAAATGTTCCGCTCCAAAGCAAGCACCAACAATGTAATTGAACATTTCGCAAGTGCTGTAAAGATATTGGAGAAAAACGAACAGATCGGAACCGCCTCCAGTTATGATTGCAGCATTAAATCAATCACCACCTATTTTAGTGAGGGTAAGAAAAATCCGGTCACTCACATTTCGTTTAGCATACTTACTGCCGAAACTTTAAACAAGTACGAACAATGGATGGTTGCCAAAGACTGTTCCAAAACAACGGTTGGTATTTACATGCGAAATTTAAGGACGATCTTTAATAAGGCCATTGCTGCTGGAGATATTGCCCCAGAACTCTACCCCTTTAAAACTTATAAAATACCTACCGGAAAAAATGTAAAAAAGGCATTAGAGACACCTGACCTCAACGCTTTATATACTGCGGACGTCACCGCCGATAGCTTTATCGAAAAGGCCAGGGATTTCTGGTTTTTCAGTTACCAGTGCAACGGGATGAATTTCAGAGATATTGCCGAGCTGAAAATTAAAGATATTCATGATACCTACTTTTCATTTTTAAGACATAAAACGAAAAACACAACAAAGGAAGACCCATCGCCTATTGTTGTCCCTTTAACCGGCTATATCAAAGATTTTATTAAAAAATATGCCAATAAAAAAGGCAAGCCCAATGACTATCTGTTTCCGATATTCCAGACTGGCATGTCCGCCAAAGAACGTCATAAGATTAACCAAAACTTCATTCGCTTTGTTAACCAGCACATGCAAAAACTGGTCGATCAGTTAGGCTTATCATTCAGGTTAGGCACGATGGTGGCCCGCCATTCCTTTACAACGCAGGCTACCCGGACAATGGGGCTGGAATTTGCGCAGGAAGCTTTAGGACATACCACCATGAACACCACACAGAATTACTGGAAAGGGTTTGAAAGTGAGGCTAAAAAGACGATGGCTGACAAATTGATGGAATTTGCATCGGTAAAACAAAAAGCAGATCAGGTGGAAATTGAGGTACCCGCCTGA
- a CDS encoding plasmid transfer protein has translation MKKFTLTLLIIIICGLTAFAQDSTGSNKAFDMFQGAEVYEDGMMQMLTGLRDQIWGQGVDFVNDAKALSAIFMIIFFAIRSYEMMVGDKQMEIMPLLRPFGLSMIILWWNVFVRMVAFPCELVENQAKDKWQTAQVEADNLRVKRAELMKEMADSLYNFQAQTSVAEKESDTWYGQAWDQVTSTVKQGISTVVGPILELKQRLQISLQLLLTQLLELIAVWILRIATYFVFFIQVFYSSLLVLLGPFAIAVSILPAFRDSFTTWVARFISVNLYGAIAYLIMWLSAYIQQYAMTVEISRYQGILHGSGTANKMAEFAIFASNGILSFGTVIVTFLIGAIAMFTVPSISTWVVSTSGISSAASTFGRQASVASKVVTKTVTGVF, from the coding sequence TAATTATTTGCGGATTAACGGCTTTTGCACAGGATAGCACCGGCAGTAACAAAGCCTTTGACATGTTTCAGGGTGCTGAAGTGTACGAAGACGGAATGATGCAAATGCTCACCGGGCTTAGGGATCAGATCTGGGGCCAGGGTGTCGATTTTGTAAATGATGCCAAAGCCCTTTCTGCCATTTTCATGATTATTTTTTTCGCGATCAGATCTTATGAAATGATGGTCGGCGATAAGCAAATGGAAATTATGCCTTTACTCCGCCCTTTCGGTCTGTCGATGATCATTTTATGGTGGAACGTTTTTGTAAGAATGGTTGCGTTTCCATGCGAGCTGGTCGAAAATCAGGCGAAGGACAAATGGCAGACCGCGCAGGTAGAGGCCGACAACCTCCGGGTCAAACGGGCCGAGTTGATGAAAGAAATGGCTGATAGTCTTTATAATTTTCAAGCGCAGACCAGTGTCGCGGAAAAGGAATCAGATACCTGGTATGGTCAGGCCTGGGATCAGGTCACAAGTACGGTTAAACAAGGGATATCTACCGTTGTAGGACCAATATTGGAATTGAAGCAAAGGCTTCAAATCAGCCTTCAATTACTCCTTACACAGCTTTTAGAGTTAATAGCGGTATGGATATTAAGGATCGCCACCTATTTCGTATTCTTTATACAGGTTTTCTATTCCAGCTTACTTGTGCTACTCGGCCCCTTTGCGATAGCGGTCAGTATCCTTCCGGCATTCAGAGATAGTTTTACGACTTGGGTTGCCCGTTTTATTTCTGTAAATCTCTATGGCGCGATAGCCTACCTGATCATGTGGTTGTCAGCGTACATACAGCAATATGCAATGACCGTGGAGATCAGCCGGTATCAGGGTATTTTGCATGGAAGCGGTACCGCCAATAAAATGGCGGAGTTTGCCATTTTTGCATCTAATGGTATACTATCTTTCGGAACAGTGATCGTCACTTTTTTAATTGGCGCGATTGCCATGTTTACCGTGCCCAGTATATCAACATGGGTTGTATCTACTTCCGGTATAAGTTCAGCGGCATCTACTTTTGGCAGGCAGGCATCTGTGGCCTCCAAAGTGGTTACTAAGACTGTTACCGGAGTGTTTTAA